The following proteins are co-located in the Candidatus Methylacidithermus pantelleriae genome:
- a CDS encoding TolC family protein — MTGEPRVVRDLVEEALRNNPELRFFEAQIEVAKGNRIQGGLWRNPELSSLGGPITVLDGKGREIGSGYWQQHQLLQPFEFPGKATLRKAILDRDMDLAQLGLEQFRLSLANRVRFLAYRLAILRSNSTTASEIVQRSRMLVSLLKKRRLAGIVALLDLRIIEGNLVDLGRTMRELEQERRSVASELQGLLGRSYDEPVLEAGLPVPNWFPSLGLSELLQTAFLNSLPLRMRQIEIGKAAKLVDYQKLGAFPDFSLGPFLYEENSQVSARGEARRSGVEDFFYPGVSVTLPLPIWNRNTGNIVAAQAAQKQAEALYRTYQKQLQAAVLSRYAVYERARKELASYPEGLLEELHRAADLADRQYRLGTVPVQTFLEMQRQYMAAAMALRAARLDAEAALLDLHTLTGGKLPSGF, encoded by the coding sequence ATGACAGGAGAACCGCGAGTCGTCCGGGATCTTGTCGAGGAAGCATTGCGAAATAACCCGGAGTTGCGTTTCTTTGAGGCCCAGATAGAAGTCGCGAAAGGGAATCGCATTCAGGGCGGGCTTTGGCGAAATCCTGAGCTTTCTTCTCTTGGCGGGCCTATCACGGTCCTGGATGGCAAGGGCCGCGAAATCGGTTCGGGTTACTGGCAGCAACACCAGTTGTTGCAGCCATTTGAGTTCCCCGGGAAGGCAACGCTAAGAAAGGCGATTCTCGATCGAGATATGGATCTTGCTCAACTGGGACTGGAGCAGTTTCGTCTTTCCTTGGCAAACCGGGTTCGATTTTTGGCTTACCGGTTGGCCATTCTCCGCTCGAATAGCACGACAGCATCAGAGATTGTGCAACGGTCACGCATGCTCGTCTCTCTTTTGAAGAAGCGACGGCTGGCGGGTATTGTAGCCCTTTTGGACCTAAGAATAATTGAAGGGAATTTAGTCGACTTGGGTCGGACGATGCGGGAACTGGAACAGGAACGCCGTTCGGTAGCATCGGAGCTTCAGGGGCTTTTGGGCAGGTCATACGACGAGCCTGTTTTGGAGGCGGGTCTGCCGGTACCGAACTGGTTCCCCTCCTTGGGGCTTTCCGAGTTATTGCAAACGGCGTTCTTGAATAGTCTCCCGTTGCGGATGCGACAGATTGAGATCGGAAAGGCAGCCAAGCTTGTGGACTACCAAAAGCTAGGTGCGTTTCCCGATTTCTCGCTGGGACCTTTTCTTTATGAGGAAAACTCCCAGGTGAGTGCTCGCGGTGAGGCAAGAAGGTCGGGGGTTGAGGATTTTTTCTATCCGGGAGTGAGCGTAACTCTACCGCTGCCGATTTGGAACCGAAATACCGGCAACATTGTGGCCGCTCAAGCAGCTCAGAAGCAAGCGGAGGCGCTATATCGGACGTATCAAAAGCAATTACAGGCCGCGGTGCTTTCGCGGTATGCCGTATATGAGCGTGCTCGTAAAGAGTTAGCTTCCTATCCAGAAGGGCTTCTGGAAGAACTGCATCGTGCCGCGGATCTGGCTGACCGGCAATACCGGTTGGGGACGGTTCCTGTTCAGACGTTTCTAGAAATGCAGCGTCAGTACATGGCAGCGGCAATGGCGTTGCGGGCTGCTCGTTTGGATGCGGAAGCCGCTCTTTTGGACCTCCATACGTTGACGGGTGGCAAGTTGCCCTCGGGTTTCTAA